A section of the Pseudomonas sp. Q1-7 genome encodes:
- the queE gene encoding 7-carboxy-7-deazaguanine synthase QueE — translation MHQTLRITEIFYSLQGETRTAGLPTVFVRLTGCPLRCQYCDTAYAFSGGEIMSLDAILERVAAYKPRYVCVTGGEPLAQPNCIPLLERLCDAGYEVSMETSGALDVAAVDPRVSKVVDLKTPGSAEVSRNRYENIAHLTANDQVKFVICSREDYDWAVSKLIEYRLEQRAGEVLFSPSHKQVSARDLADWIVADNLPVRLQLQLHKILWNDEPGH, via the coding sequence ATGCATCAAACCCTGCGAATTACCGAGATTTTCTACTCGTTGCAGGGGGAAACACGTACCGCCGGCCTGCCGACGGTCTTCGTGCGCCTGACCGGCTGTCCCCTGCGCTGTCAGTACTGTGATACCGCCTATGCCTTCAGCGGTGGCGAGATCATGTCGCTCGACGCCATCCTCGAACGCGTCGCTGCCTACAAGCCGCGTTATGTCTGCGTCACCGGCGGTGAGCCACTGGCCCAGCCCAACTGCATCCCATTGCTCGAGCGGCTCTGCGATGCCGGCTATGAGGTGTCCATGGAAACCAGCGGCGCCCTCGATGTCGCCGCCGTGGACCCGAGGGTGAGCAAGGTGGTCGACCTCAAGACGCCGGGCTCCGCCGAAGTCAGTCGCAACCGCTATGAGAACATTGCCCACCTGACGGCGAACGATCAGGTGAAGTTCGTCATCTGTTCCCGCGAGGACTATGACTGGGCGGTGTCCAAGCTGATCGAGTACCGCCTGGAGCAACGCGCCGGTGAGGTGCTGTTCTCCCCCAGTCACAAGCAGGTGAGCGCCCGTGACCTGGCGGACTGGATAGTGGCCGACAACCTGCCCGTGCGCCTGCAGTTGCAACTGCACAAGATTCTCTGGAACGACGAGCCGGGCCACTGA
- the nadA gene encoding quinolinate synthase NadA, translating to MTQLSERFLVQAHLAAKQPKPLTAEEEAHYRAAIAAELKARDAVLVAHYYCDPVIQALAEETGGCVSDSLEMARFGNQHPAKTVVVAGVRFMGETAKILNPEKRVLMPTLEATCSLDLGCPVDEFSAFCDQHPERTVVVYANTSAAVKARADWVVTSSCALEIVESLMDNGETIIWAPDQHLGRYIQRETGADMLLWDGACIVHEEFKAKQLQDMKALYPEAAVLVHPESPEAVIELADAVGSTSQLIKAAQTLPNKTFIVATDRGIFYKMQQLCPDKQFIEAPTAGNGAACRSCAHCPWMAMNTLERTLQCLREGTNEIFVDPALIPKAIKPLKRMLDFTQAARLKQAGNA from the coding sequence ATGACACAGCTATCCGAACGCTTTCTGGTCCAGGCCCATCTTGCCGCCAAGCAGCCCAAGCCGCTGACGGCCGAGGAGGAGGCGCACTACCGTGCCGCCATCGCCGCCGAACTGAAGGCCCGCGATGCCGTACTGGTCGCCCACTACTATTGCGACCCGGTGATCCAGGCCCTGGCCGAGGAAACCGGCGGCTGCGTTTCCGACTCCCTGGAAATGGCCCGTTTCGGCAACCAGCACCCGGCCAAGACCGTCGTCGTTGCCGGCGTGCGCTTCATGGGTGAGACCGCGAAGATCCTCAACCCGGAAAAGCGCGTGCTGATGCCCACCCTCGAAGCCACCTGCTCCCTGGACCTGGGCTGCCCGGTGGACGAGTTCTCCGCCTTCTGCGACCAACACCCCGAGCGCACTGTCGTCGTCTACGCCAATACTTCCGCTGCGGTGAAAGCCCGTGCCGACTGGGTGGTCACCTCCAGTTGCGCCCTGGAAATCGTCGAGAGCCTGATGGACAACGGCGAGACGATCATCTGGGCGCCGGACCAGCACCTGGGCCGCTACATCCAGCGCGAAACCGGTGCCGACATGCTGCTTTGGGACGGTGCCTGCATCGTCCATGAGGAGTTCAAGGCCAAGCAGCTCCAGGACATGAAGGCCCTGTACCCTGAGGCCGCTGTGCTGGTCCATCCGGAGTCCCCCGAGGCCGTGATCGAGCTGGCCGATGCCGTCGGCTCAACCAGCCAACTGATCAAGGCCGCGCAGACGTTGCCGAACAAGACCTTCATCGTTGCCACCGACCGGGGCATCTTCTACAAGATGCAGCAGCTGTGCCCGGACAAGCAGTTCATCGAGGCGCCCACCGCCGGTAACGGCGCGGCTTGCCGCAGCTGCGCCCACTGCCCGTGGATGGCCATGAACACGCTGGAGCGCACACTGCAGTGCCTGCGTGAGGGGACCAACGAGATATTCGTAGACCCTGCGCTGATTCCGAAGGCCATCAAGCCGCTCAAGCGCATGTTGGACTTCACCCAGGCCGCGCGCTTGAAACAGGCCGGCAACGCCTGA
- a CDS encoding fumarylacetoacetate hydrolase family protein, with the protein MSIHLTPENTLPADGLSATLIGRAWVPGPVPGPSPIVLRSDGVFDLSARFATLSELLELDSPLQALRETPGVFLTSVEELLANSGPDASPEKPSLLAPLDLQVIKAAGVTFAASMLERVIEEKAAGDAARAEGIRSQVREVIGDNLRAVRPGSEQAQRLKALLIERGMWSQYLEVGIGPDAEIFTKAPVLSAVGSASQIGIHPRSQWNNPEPEVVLAVNSRGRVQGATLGNDVNLRDFEGRSALLLSKAKDNNASCAIGPFIRLFDESFDLDAVRRCVVDLEVLGTDGYRLQGSSSMEQISRDPLELVTQALNPNHQYPDGFVLFLGTLFAPTEDRDHPGAGFTHKPGDRVSISSPLLGGLHNEVTYSDAARPWTFGLGALLRNLTARGLLPR; encoded by the coding sequence ATGTCGATTCACCTCACCCCCGAAAACACCCTCCCCGCCGATGGCCTCTCCGCCACCCTGATCGGTCGCGCCTGGGTTCCCGGCCCGGTGCCGGGTCCCTCGCCCATCGTCCTGCGCAGCGACGGAGTCTTCGACCTGTCCGCGCGCTTCGCCACCCTCAGCGAACTGCTGGAGCTGGACTCGCCGCTGCAGGCCCTGCGCGAGACGCCCGGCGTCTTCCTGACCAGCGTGGAGGAGCTGCTGGCCAACAGCGGTCCCGATGCCTCCCCGGAAAAACCGAGCCTGCTCGCACCGCTGGACCTGCAGGTGATCAAGGCCGCCGGCGTGACCTTCGCGGCCAGCATGCTGGAACGGGTTATCGAGGAGAAGGCCGCCGGTGATGCAGCCCGGGCCGAAGGCATACGATCCCAGGTGCGGGAGGTGATAGGCGACAACCTGCGCGCCGTCCGACCGGGCTCGGAACAGGCGCAACGGCTCAAGGCGCTGCTCATCGAGCGCGGCATGTGGTCGCAATACCTCGAAGTGGGCATAGGCCCGGACGCAGAAATCTTCACCAAGGCCCCCGTTCTCTCCGCCGTGGGCAGCGCCAGCCAGATCGGTATCCATCCACGCTCGCAATGGAACAACCCGGAACCCGAGGTGGTTCTCGCGGTCAACAGCCGCGGCCGAGTCCAGGGCGCTACCCTGGGCAACGACGTCAATCTGCGCGACTTCGAGGGCCGCAGCGCGCTGCTTCTGAGCAAGGCCAAGGACAACAACGCCTCCTGCGCCATCGGCCCATTCATCCGCCTGTTCGACGAGAGTTTCGACCTGGACGCGGTGCGTCGCTGCGTGGTTGATCTGGAAGTGCTGGGCACCGACGGCTACCGGCTGCAAGGTTCCAGTTCGATGGAGCAGATCAGCCGAGATCCTCTGGAATTGGTGACACAGGCCCTGAACCCCAATCACCAGTATCCTGACGGCTTCGTGCTGTTCCTCGGTACGCTGTTCGCCCCCACTGAGGATCGCGATCATCCCGGCGCCGGATTCACCCATAAGCCTGGCGACCGAGTCAGCATCAGCAGCCCGTTATTGGGAGGACTGCACAACGAAGTGACCTACAGCGACGCCGCGCGCCCCTGGACCTTCGGCCTCGGCGCCCTGCTGCGCAACCTGACCGCGCGTGGCCTGCTGCCCCGCTGA
- a CDS encoding fimbrial protein produces MKIKNTLYQTLALVLILFIPCSASMAKSISAFGGRDIVVPSTLPTGAIVARYNFTPMQACDKPTCKIDHVKLSNKGSIWSSVSGPDLETTVPGLSVRMLIDGVALTSSFKGTFSQTAEVQVFRNNLPLSEGRFSDGVFNSYFYLAPPFGDATFVDLSGKVTTVSGTCWSSNQTVKLSPTTSAQLPGVGMTTGATPFNLVINDCPQGFNRIGYSIQPVGGIMVGGSGTLPLLAGSSATGLAIRIVDASGIPLNPGVSLPVNEYNKNTGGSYKIPMSASYIQTSEKVTPGSVQAAMVVFLDYQ; encoded by the coding sequence ATGAAGATCAAGAACACACTCTACCAGACCTTAGCCCTTGTCCTGATTCTCTTCATTCCCTGTAGCGCCAGCATGGCAAAATCCATTTCCGCCTTCGGCGGTCGTGACATAGTCGTACCGTCGACATTACCGACAGGAGCGATTGTAGCGCGCTACAACTTCACTCCAATGCAGGCGTGCGACAAGCCCACCTGCAAGATTGACCATGTCAAGTTGAGTAACAAGGGCAGTATTTGGAGTTCGGTAAGCGGTCCCGATCTGGAGACTACCGTTCCCGGCCTGTCAGTACGCATGCTGATCGATGGAGTAGCGCTAACCTCAAGCTTTAAAGGGACCTTCTCACAGACCGCGGAAGTTCAAGTATTCCGAAACAATTTACCGCTCTCGGAGGGTCGCTTTTCGGATGGAGTATTCAATAGTTACTTTTACCTTGCACCACCCTTTGGTGACGCCACATTTGTCGACCTATCAGGAAAAGTTACCACAGTCAGCGGAACATGCTGGAGTTCGAATCAAACTGTAAAACTCTCCCCTACCACGTCTGCCCAATTGCCGGGTGTCGGTATGACCACAGGCGCCACTCCATTCAATCTTGTCATAAATGACTGTCCACAAGGCTTCAACCGCATTGGATATTCGATCCAACCAGTGGGTGGAATCATGGTTGGAGGATCTGGGACCCTCCCACTATTAGCTGGCTCCAGCGCAACAGGTCTAGCGATCCGTATCGTCGATGCGTCCGGCATACCGCTAAATCCGGGAGTTTCGCTGCCGGTAAACGAATACAACAAGAACACCGGCGGATCGTACAAGATCCCGATGAGCGCATCGTATATACAAACGAGCGAAAAGGTAACGCCCGGCTCCGTTCAAGCAGCCATGGTAGTTTTTCTTGACTATCAATAA
- the queC gene encoding 7-cyano-7-deazaguanine synthase QueC, producing MSEKKAVILLSGGLDSATVVALARAEGYACYSMSFDYGQRHRAELNAAERIARQLGVVEHKVIGLNLNGIGGSALTDSSIDVPESPTEGIPVTYVPARNTVFLSLALGWAEVLGARDIFIGVNAVDYSGYPDCRPEFVEAFERMANLATKAGVEGEGFRIQAPLQNLTKAEIVQAGIHQGVDYSLTVSCYQADDDGRACGKCDSCRLRAAGFTAAGVKDPTRYQ from the coding sequence ATGAGCGAGAAGAAAGCGGTCATCCTGTTGTCCGGTGGCCTGGATTCGGCCACCGTAGTCGCCCTGGCGCGGGCCGAAGGCTACGCCTGCTACAGCATGAGCTTCGACTATGGCCAGCGGCACCGTGCCGAACTGAATGCGGCCGAACGTATCGCCCGGCAACTGGGCGTGGTGGAACACAAAGTGATCGGTCTCAACCTGAATGGTATCGGCGGTTCCGCCCTGACCGACAGCTCCATCGACGTACCGGAAAGTCCGACCGAAGGCATTCCGGTAACCTACGTGCCCGCGCGCAACACGGTCTTCCTGTCGTTGGCCCTGGGCTGGGCCGAAGTGCTTGGCGCGCGCGATATCTTCATCGGCGTCAACGCCGTGGATTATTCCGGCTATCCGGATTGTCGTCCTGAGTTCGTCGAGGCATTCGAGCGTATGGCCAACTTGGCCACCAAGGCCGGTGTCGAGGGGGAGGGCTTCCGCATTCAGGCGCCGTTGCAGAACCTGACCAAGGCCGAAATCGTCCAGGCAGGCATCCACCAAGGCGTGGATTACAGTCTCACGGTGTCTTGCTACCAGGCTGACGACGACGGTCGTGCCTGCGGCAAGTGCGACAGCTGCAGACTGCGCGCGGCCGGCTTCACTGCGGCGGGTGTGAAGGACCCGACACGCTATCAGTAA
- a CDS encoding LysR family transcriptional regulator — MSDLSFTTFCSWLRFRHLLLIDTLGRTRNMHLAAQQMNLSQPALSKMLKEIESLLGFAVFERQPRSMQPTALGEQVLRYAQLVLNGARGFVEQINNLSAGGHGHLKVGAIFAATAVVLPRAIVQIKQRWPLLAIEVVEQTSDHLMAMLEEHTLDLAIGRLTEQGQAQRYDFQPLAPEPFSIVVNSQHPLCKAGSMPLQELVDWPWIIYPKGTPIRRRMEDAFAKARVAEPRNTIETISMQTFIQVLQSGPMIGMLPSVMVEPHLKSGALKTLDTPLHLAPQDYGILTRKGEALVGSAQEFAEILLANAQEVKGVSEVFQ, encoded by the coding sequence ATGTCGGACCTTTCCTTCACTACCTTCTGCAGTTGGCTCAGGTTCAGGCATCTGCTGCTCATCGATACCCTGGGCCGCACTCGCAACATGCATCTGGCTGCTCAGCAGATGAATCTCAGCCAGCCGGCCCTGAGCAAGATGCTCAAGGAAATCGAGAGCCTGTTGGGCTTCGCAGTCTTCGAGCGGCAACCGCGCAGCATGCAGCCCACGGCGCTGGGCGAGCAGGTGTTGCGCTACGCCCAACTGGTGCTGAACGGCGCCCGCGGTTTCGTCGAGCAGATCAACAACCTCAGCGCCGGTGGCCATGGTCACCTCAAGGTCGGGGCGATCTTCGCCGCCACCGCGGTGGTGCTGCCCCGGGCCATCGTGCAGATCAAGCAGCGCTGGCCGCTGTTGGCGATCGAGGTGGTGGAACAGACCAGCGACCATCTCATGGCGATGCTTGAGGAGCACACCCTGGACCTGGCCATCGGGCGCCTCACCGAACAGGGGCAGGCGCAACGCTACGACTTCCAGCCCCTGGCGCCGGAACCCTTCTCCATTGTGGTCAACAGCCAGCATCCGCTGTGCAAGGCGGGGAGCATGCCCCTGCAGGAACTGGTGGATTGGCCCTGGATTATCTATCCCAAGGGCACGCCGATCCGCAGACGCATGGAGGACGCGTTTGCCAAGGCACGGGTGGCTGAACCGCGAAACACCATTGAGACCATCTCCATGCAGACCTTCATCCAGGTCCTGCAGAGCGGCCCGATGATCGGCATGTTGCCCAGCGTGATGGTCGAGCCGCACCTTAAAAGTGGCGCGTTGAAAACCCTGGACACACCGCTGCACCTCGCACCGCAGGACTACGGCATCCTGACCCGCAAGGGCGAAGCCTTGGTGGGATCGGCGCAGGAGTTCGCCGAGATTCTGCTGGCCAATGCCCAGGAAGTGAAAGGTGTAAGCGAGGTTTTCCAATAA
- a CDS encoding MFS transporter yields the protein MQRVPEQTQTQDLASEDRLYRKVVLRTLPILLLCYIAAYLDRVNIGFAKLDMLGDLQFSNTVYALGASVFFWGYFIFEVPSNLLLHRYGARFWITRIMITWAMVSMAVAFTAPLAQFFQVEASTMFYVLRFLLGVCEAGFFPGVILYLNYWFPTYRQSRVMSGFLVALPISLTLGGLLSGWLMTAMHGVHGLSGWQWMLLIEGLPSIVMAVVVFTCLCDGIDSAKWLSPEEKAVLKANLRHDGEGKASRLGEVFFNPRVWLLVLILLTFNTGFYGLAFWMPSIIKSAGIISPLHIGLLTAIPYGTALVAMLLNARHSNRTGERRLHAAIPAFVGGIGLILSAMFAHSPVLSVLFLTLAASGVLSLMPIYWTLPGSVLSGVAAAAGIGMINAFGNLSGFTGSMITAMAETLTGDINNGTYVLALCLFISGGLILAIPAAMLGRPASSRSASDAQSELAIS from the coding sequence ATGCAACGAGTTCCAGAACAGACGCAGACCCAAGACCTCGCCAGCGAGGACCGGCTCTATCGCAAGGTCGTGCTGCGTACCCTGCCTATTCTGCTGCTTTGCTACATCGCGGCCTATCTGGACCGAGTCAACATCGGCTTCGCCAAGCTCGACATGCTTGGCGATTTGCAGTTCAGCAATACCGTCTATGCCCTGGGCGCCAGCGTATTCTTCTGGGGGTACTTCATCTTCGAAGTCCCCAGCAACCTTCTGCTGCACCGCTATGGCGCGCGTTTCTGGATCACCCGAATCATGATCACCTGGGCGATGGTGTCCATGGCGGTGGCTTTCACGGCGCCTCTGGCCCAGTTCTTCCAAGTCGAGGCCAGTACCATGTTCTACGTGCTGCGCTTCCTGCTGGGCGTCTGCGAGGCTGGCTTCTTCCCCGGCGTCATCCTCTACCTCAACTACTGGTTCCCGACTTACCGGCAAAGCCGGGTGATGTCCGGTTTCCTGGTCGCCCTGCCCATCAGCCTGACCTTGGGTGGCCTGCTCTCCGGGTGGCTGATGACCGCCATGCATGGCGTGCATGGCCTGTCCGGCTGGCAATGGATGCTGCTGATCGAAGGTCTGCCATCCATTGTCATGGCCGTAGTGGTGTTCACCTGCCTGTGCGATGGCATCGATTCGGCCAAGTGGCTGTCCCCCGAAGAGAAGGCCGTGCTCAAGGCCAACCTGCGGCACGACGGTGAGGGCAAGGCGTCGCGATTGGGCGAAGTGTTTTTCAACCCGAGAGTCTGGTTGCTGGTGCTGATCCTGCTGACCTTCAACACCGGCTTCTACGGCCTGGCGTTCTGGATGCCATCGATCATCAAGAGCGCCGGCATCATCAGCCCCTTGCATATCGGTCTGCTGACGGCCATCCCCTATGGCACGGCGCTGGTGGCGATGCTGCTCAATGCGCGGCATTCGAACCGAACCGGCGAACGACGGCTGCACGCGGCGATCCCTGCCTTCGTTGGCGGTATCGGGCTGATCCTCAGTGCCATGTTCGCCCACAGTCCGGTGTTGTCGGTACTGTTCCTGACCCTGGCCGCCTCCGGTGTGCTCAGCCTGATGCCGATCTACTGGACCCTGCCCGGCAGCGTGCTCTCGGGCGTTGCGGCGGCAGCCGGCATCGGCATGATCAACGCCTTCGGCAACCTTTCCGGTTTCACCGGCTCGATGATCACCGCCATGGCCGAGACGCTCACCGGCGACATCAACAACGGCACCTATGTCCTCGCCTTGTGCCTGTTCATCAGCGGCGGCCTGATCCTGGCGATCCCCGCTGCCATGCTCGGCCGGCCGGCGAGTTCCAGGTCCGCCTCCGATGCACAGTCGGAGCTGGCGATAAGCTGA
- a CDS encoding aldehyde dehydrogenase (NADP(+)) — protein sequence MLNLIGHNYIGGERRAAGDTRLQSLDASTGQALPYTFIQATPEEVDAAATAAAAAYPSFRALAAVRRAGFLEAIADELDALGDDFIALVSRETALPTPRIQGERSRTSTQMRLFARVLRRGDFYGARIDRALPDRQPLPRPDLRQYRIGVGPVAVFGASNFPLAFSTAGGDTASALAAGCPVVFKAHSGHMATAECVADAIIRAAENTGMPKGVFNMIFGSGVGEALVRHPAIQAVGFTGSLKGGRALCDLAAARAQPIPVFAEMSSVNPVVILPGALQARGATVARELAASVVLGCGQFCTNPGLVLGIRSAAFSDFVAQLGDCIATQPPQTMLNAGTLRSYAEGVGRLHAHPRVTHLAGGEQSGLQGVPQLFKADVEMLLQGDPLLQEEVFGPTTLVVEVADRDELTRALRTMHGQLTATLIAERDDLLSYRELIGLLEEKAGRVLLNGYPTGVEVCDAMVHGGPYPATSDARGTSVGSLAIDRFLRPVCYQNYPDELLPEALQDANPLGIQRLVDGTCSREPVGQA from the coding sequence ATGCTGAACCTGATTGGCCACAACTATATCGGCGGAGAACGACGCGCCGCCGGCGATACCCGACTCCAAAGCCTTGACGCGAGCACCGGCCAGGCGCTGCCCTACACCTTCATCCAGGCCACCCCGGAAGAAGTCGACGCCGCCGCCACGGCGGCAGCGGCCGCCTATCCGTCCTTTCGTGCCCTGGCAGCCGTTCGCCGCGCCGGGTTTCTTGAAGCAATCGCCGACGAACTGGACGCCCTGGGCGACGACTTCATCGCCCTGGTGAGCCGCGAAACCGCCCTGCCGACGCCCCGAATCCAGGGTGAACGCAGTCGCACCAGCACTCAGATGCGCCTGTTCGCCCGGGTACTGCGTCGCGGCGACTTCTACGGGGCGCGCATCGACCGAGCCCTACCCGACCGTCAACCCCTGCCTCGCCCGGACCTGCGCCAGTACCGAATCGGGGTCGGCCCGGTCGCGGTGTTCGGTGCCAGCAACTTTCCCCTGGCCTTCTCCACTGCCGGGGGCGATACCGCCTCAGCGCTGGCTGCAGGCTGCCCAGTGGTGTTCAAAGCGCACAGCGGTCATATGGCAACTGCCGAGTGCGTTGCCGACGCAATCATCCGCGCGGCGGAGAACACCGGTATGCCGAAGGGGGTGTTCAACATGATTTTCGGCTCTGGCGTGGGCGAGGCGCTGGTCCGGCACCCCGCCATCCAGGCCGTTGGCTTCACCGGCTCGCTCAAGGGTGGCCGCGCGCTGTGCGACCTCGCGGCCGCGCGCGCCCAGCCGATTCCAGTGTTCGCCGAAATGTCCAGCGTCAATCCGGTGGTGATTCTGCCGGGGGCTCTGCAGGCGCGCGGCGCGACCGTGGCCAGGGAACTGGCCGCCTCCGTCGTACTCGGCTGCGGTCAGTTCTGCACCAATCCCGGCCTGGTGCTGGGCATCCGCTCAGCGGCGTTCAGTGATTTCGTGGCCCAACTGGGCGACTGCATCGCCACCCAGCCGCCCCAGACCATGCTCAATGCTGGCACGCTACGCAGCTACGCCGAGGGTGTAGGCCGGCTGCACGCCCATCCCCGAGTCACCCACCTGGCCGGTGGCGAGCAAAGCGGCCTGCAGGGCGTGCCACAACTGTTCAAGGCCGATGTCGAAATGCTGCTACAAGGCGACCCGCTGCTGCAGGAAGAAGTATTCGGGCCGACCACCCTGGTGGTGGAGGTCGCCGACCGCGATGAACTGACGCGTGCACTACGGACTATGCACGGCCAGTTGACCGCCACCCTGATTGCCGAACGCGACGACCTGCTCTCCTACCGCGAGTTGATCGGCCTGCTGGAGGAGAAGGCCGGGCGCGTGCTGCTCAACGGCTATCCCACCGGCGTGGAGGTCTGTGACGCCATGGTCCACGGCGGGCCCTATCCGGCGACGTCCGATGCCCGAGGCACCTCCGTGGGCAGCCTGGCGATCGATCGTTTCCTGCGCCCGGTTTGTTATCAGAACTACCCGGACGAACTCCTGCCCGAAGCGCTGCAGGACGCCAACCCACTGGGCATCCAGCGCCTGGTGGACGGCACCTGCAGCCGCGAGCCAGTGGGCCAGGCTTAA
- a CDS encoding IlvD/Edd family dehydratase, giving the protein MTSTPQRRLRSQQWFDDPAHADMTALYVERYMNYGLTRDELQSGRPIIGIAQTGSDLAPCNRHHLELAQRVKAGIRDAGGIPMEFPVHPIAEQSRRPTAALDRNLAYLGLVEILHGYPLDGVVLTTGCDKTTPACLMAAATTDLPAIVLSGGPMLDGHHKGELIGSGTVLWHARKLLAAGEIDYEGFMEMTTAASPSVGHCNTMGTALSMNALAEALGMSLPGCASIPAPYRERGQMAYATGKRICELVRQDVRPSQIMTREAFENAIAVASALGASSNCPPHLIAIARHMGVELTLDDWQRIGVDVPLLVNCMPAGKYLGEGFHRAGGVPAVMHELQKAGRLHEGCATVSGRNIGEIVRDATTSNRDVILPYESPLKHGAGFIVLGGNFFDSAIMKMSVVGEAFRKTYLSTPGAENRFEARAIVFEGPEDYHARIDDPSLDIDEHCILVIRGAGTVGYPGSAEVVNMDPPASLIKRGVDSLPCMGDGRQSGTSASPSILNMSPEAAVGGGLALLQTNDRLHIDLNGRRVELLVDEAELERRRQACKPSMPASQTPWQEIYRQMVGQLSTGGCLEPATLYMKVIARNGEPRHSH; this is encoded by the coding sequence ATGACATCTACCCCACAACGCCGCCTGCGCAGCCAGCAATGGTTCGACGACCCGGCCCACGCCGACATGACCGCGCTCTACGTGGAGCGCTACATGAACTACGGACTGACCCGTGACGAACTGCAGTCCGGCCGCCCGATCATCGGAATCGCCCAGACGGGCAGCGACCTGGCACCTTGCAATCGCCACCACTTGGAGCTGGCCCAACGCGTCAAGGCCGGCATCCGTGACGCCGGCGGTATTCCCATGGAATTCCCGGTGCACCCCATCGCCGAGCAGAGCCGCCGGCCCACTGCGGCCCTCGACCGTAACCTGGCCTACCTGGGACTGGTGGAAATCCTTCACGGCTACCCCCTGGATGGCGTGGTGCTGACCACCGGCTGCGACAAGACCACCCCGGCGTGCCTGATGGCCGCAGCCACCACCGACCTGCCCGCCATCGTGCTGTCCGGCGGCCCCATGCTCGACGGCCACCACAAGGGAGAACTGATCGGCTCGGGCACCGTGCTCTGGCATGCCCGCAAGCTGTTGGCGGCCGGCGAGATCGACTACGAAGGCTTCATGGAAATGACCACCGCGGCCTCACCCTCGGTGGGCCACTGCAACACCATGGGAACGGCCCTGTCGATGAACGCCCTGGCCGAGGCCCTGGGTATGTCCCTGCCCGGCTGCGCCAGCATCCCGGCGCCCTATCGCGAACGTGGGCAGATGGCCTACGCCACCGGCAAGCGCATCTGCGAACTGGTACGCCAGGACGTGCGGCCGTCGCAGATCATGACCCGTGAAGCGTTCGAGAACGCCATAGCCGTGGCCTCGGCGCTTGGTGCCTCGAGCAACTGCCCCCCACACCTGATCGCCATCGCCCGGCACATGGGCGTCGAACTGACCCTCGACGACTGGCAACGCATCGGCGTCGACGTGCCGCTGCTGGTCAACTGCATGCCGGCGGGCAAGTACCTGGGTGAAGGCTTCCACCGCGCGGGCGGCGTGCCGGCCGTTATGCACGAACTGCAGAAGGCCGGCCGCCTGCACGAGGGCTGTGCCACCGTCAGCGGCAGGAACATCGGCGAGATCGTGCGAGACGCGACCACCAGCAACCGCGATGTCATCCTGCCCTACGAGTCGCCCCTCAAGCATGGCGCAGGCTTCATCGTACTGGGCGGCAACTTCTTCGACAGCGCGATCATGAAGATGTCGGTGGTGGGCGAGGCGTTCCGCAAGACCTACCTGTCCACTCCGGGGGCAGAAAACCGTTTCGAAGCCCGCGCCATCGTCTTCGAGGGACCGGAGGACTACCACGCACGCATCGACGATCCGAGTCTGGACATCGACGAGCACTGCATTTTGGTGATCCGTGGCGCCGGCACCGTGGGCTATCCGGGCAGCGCCGAGGTGGTCAACATGGATCCGCCGGCGAGCCTGATCAAGCGCGGCGTAGACTCACTGCCCTGCATGGGCGATGGCCGCCAGAGCGGTACCTCGGCCAGTCCTTCGATTCTCAACATGTCGCCGGAAGCGGCGGTGGGCGGCGGTCTGGCCCTGCTGCAGACCAATGACCGGCTGCATATCGATCTCAATGGCCGTCGGGTCGAACTGTTGGTCGACGAAGCGGAACTGGAGCGCCGGCGCCAAGCCTGCAAGCCCAGCATGCCTGCTTCCCAGACACCCTGGCAGGAGATCTACCGACAGATGGTGGGCCAGTTGTCCACCGGTGGCTGCCTGGAGCCAGCGACCCTGTACATGAAGGTCATCGCCCGTAACGGAGAGCCAAGGCACTCCCACTGA